From Dendropsophus ebraccatus isolate aDenEbr1 chromosome 2, aDenEbr1.pat, whole genome shotgun sequence, a single genomic window includes:
- the LOC138783047 gene encoding mucin-2-like: protein MSFIHVIMSLFAAHLHYLICHFHSYKILLKLLLHTTTTTTTITTTPSTISDTTTTITTTSNVTSTSTSITTTPPPPSITPTTPSITTTTTPPSITPTTPPSITTTPPPPSITPTTPPSITTTPPPSITPTTPPSITTTTPASITTPPPPPSITPTPPPSITTTAPASITTTPPPPSITTTTPPASITTTPPSITTPPPPPSITTTTPPASITTTTPPPSITPTPPPSITPTPPPSITTTAPASITTPPPPPSITTTTTPPSITTTTTPPSIATTTPFPSITTITTTSPPPSITTITTTSPLSITTTTTAFPSITNSSSSLY from the coding sequence ATGTCATTCATACATGTAATAATGTCTCTATTTGCTGCACACTTACACTACTTAATCTGCCATTTTCATAGTTATAAAATATTATTAAAGCTACTactacatactactactactactactacaattacCACTACTCCTTCTACTAtttctgatactactactactattaccaccaccagcaaCGTTACTAGCACTTCTACTTCTATTAccactactcctcctcctccttctattACCCCTACTACTCcttctattactactactactactcctccttCTATTACCCCTACTACTCCTCcttctattactactactcctcctcctccttctattACCCCTACTACTCCTCcttctattactactactcctcctCCTTCTATTACCCCTACTACTCCTCcttctattactactactactcctgcttctattaccactcctcctcctcctccttctattacccctactcctcctccttctattactactactgctcctgcttCTATTAccactactcctcctcctccttctattaccactactactcctcctGCTTCTATTACCACTACTCCTCCTTCTAttaccactcctcctcctcctccttctattaccactactactcctcctgcttctattaccactactactcctcctccttctattacccctactcctcctccttctattacccctactcctcctccttctattactactactgctcctgcttctattaccactcctcctcctcctccttctattaccactactactactcctccttctattaccactactactactcctccttCTATTGCCACTACTACTCCTTTTCCTTctattaccactattactactactagtcCTCCTCCTTCTATAaccactataactactactaGTCCTCTTTCtattaccaccactactactgcttTTCCTTCTATTAccaactcctcctcctccctctattaa